GACAAGTCAGGGCAAGACGCTCGGTATCTTTGATGGGCAAAATTTTCACCCAGCAAATACGCTATTTCGTCAAAGCGGATGCAGTAAATTGGACGTCAATCTGCGATACTTAAAGGATGGAACCTAAGTGCGCCGTCCTCTTGTTTTAGCCCCGTACTATTCTCGTCGTAGGTATCAAGGAGCTGTCGATGGCTAAGCCTCCACAAAAGCAGAATCAACAAATGCGAGTCACCATGGCGTTTGCAGGACTTTTGGGCCTGCTGCTGTTGGTACACTTGATGGTCAAACCTCCGGAAGAGCCGAAGGTGCTCAAGTTTTCAGAGTTCATGGCAGCCGCTAGTTTGCCGGAAAGTGACCCGAATCACGTCGCTGAGGTGACTTTCAAAGAAAATGAAATCGCAGGTGTGCGCGTTGATAAAAGTACTTTTAAAACCTACGGGCCTAATGATGCAGATGTTCGCAAACAACTTGCGGATAAAGGTGTCAAAGTTAATTTCGAGCCGCCAGAGGAGATGAGTTGGTGGAAGACTCTTCTCATCAATTCGTTGCCATTAATTATCATCCTGTTCCTCTTCGTGTTTTTCATGAGACAACTGCAGATTGGTGGCGGCAAAGCCATGTCATTTGGCAAAAGCCGGGCAAAGCTACTTAATGAGAATCAAGCGCGCGTGACCTTCGAGGACATCGCGGGGATCGACGAAGCCAAGCAGGAGCTTGAGGAAATCATCGAGTTTCTGAAAGATCCAAAAAAATTCACCCGCCTTGGCGGCCGCATACCCAAGGGCGTACTACTCGTCGGTTCGCCGGGTACGGGCAAGACCGTGTTGGCGAAAGCCATCGCTGGCGAGGCCGGTGTGCCGTTCTTCTCGATCTCGGGTTCGGACTTTGTCGAGATGTTTGTCGGTGTCGGTGCCAGTCGTGTGCGCGACCTTTTTGACCAGGCTAAAAAACACGCCCCTTGCATCGTCTTCATCGACGAGATTGATGCGGTAGGACGCCACCGCGGTGCTGGTTTGGGTGGTGGGCATGACGAACGTGAACAAACCCTCAACCAATTACTCGTGGAAATGGACGGCTTTGAGGCCAACGAGGGTGTCATCATCATTGCTGCCACCAACCGTCCCGATGTGTTGGACCCAGCCCTCCTTCGTCCGGGCCGCTTTGACCGCCGCGTCGTTGTGCCTAAGCCTGATGTCAAAGGCCGCGAGGGCATCCTCAAGGTTCACACCCGCAAGTCTCCACTGGCCAAAGATGTCGATTTGCAAACCATCGCTCAAGGTACCCCTGGCTTCTCCGGTGCCGACCTGGAAAACCTCGTCAACGAGGCTGCTCTTATTGCTGCGCGCCAGGACTGCAAAGAAGTGTCGATGCCGCACTTTGAACTCGCTAAGGATAAGATCCTTATGGGTCCAGAGCGCAAAAGCATGATCATGAGCCTGGATGAGAAACGTAACACCGCCTACCACGAGGCCGGACACGCGATTGTCGGACTCTACATTGGTGGCGTTGACCCGGTTCATAAAGTCAGCATCATCCCTCGCGGTCAGGCACTGGGCGTCACGGTGATGCTCCCTGCCGAAGACCGCTACACTTTGACCAAAGAGTACGCCGAGGGCATGATCGCTTACGCTATGGGTGGACGTGCTGCTGAGGAGCTCATCTTCCGCAAGCAAACCACA
Above is a genomic segment from Deltaproteobacteria bacterium containing:
- the hflB gene encoding ATP-dependent zinc metalloprotease FtsH, with amino-acid sequence MRVTMAFAGLLGLLLLVHLMVKPPEEPKVLKFSEFMAAASLPESDPNHVAEVTFKENEIAGVRVDKSTFKTYGPNDADVRKQLADKGVKVNFEPPEEMSWWKTLLINSLPLIIILFLFVFFMRQLQIGGGKAMSFGKSRAKLLNENQARVTFEDIAGIDEAKQELEEIIEFLKDPKKFTRLGGRIPKGVLLVGSPGTGKTVLAKAIAGEAGVPFFSISGSDFVEMFVGVGASRVRDLFDQAKKHAPCIVFIDEIDAVGRHRGAGLGGGHDEREQTLNQLLVEMDGFEANEGVIIIAATNRPDVLDPALLRPGRFDRRVVVPKPDVKGREGILKVHTRKSPLAKDVDLQTIAQGTPGFSGADLENLVNEAALIAARQDCKEVSMPHFELAKDKILMGPERKSMIMSLDEKRNTAYHEAGHAIVGLYIGGVDPVHKVSIIPRGQALGVTVMLPAEDRYTLTKEYAEGMIAYAMGGRAAEELIFRKQTTGAGDDINKATDIARKMVCNWGMSEKLGPLSLGKDHEEVFLGREINTARNFSEKVAEEIDSEIHRLVTSGYKRAITILRDNRDQLEALAESLLIKETLDRRQIDDLMTGHAVVTDEERKAFEEAQKKASDSKKPVARGSKISEGNGTQLAEAPTMSALPQGT